A single region of the Leptothrix cholodnii SP-6 genome encodes:
- the tagF gene encoding type VI secretion system-associated protein TagF yields the protein MHEAPGWYGKLGALGDFASRRLPHAQVQALDHWLASVMSISQSELGGAWLDHYLRAPLWRYAWAPGVVDNQWWFGVLMPSCDSVGRYFPLLLAQPRAQAPQDRLALNHLELWWRHLAEAALATLAERATLDEFEQALAEAPPWPTPASANPPLARSSRNRITGRPCEEQPLGPRTDLADWLGHRAAQALLQQLGGHSLWWPFELGRSTPPIRLLQGLPDGAEFGALLGHAD from the coding sequence ATGCACGAAGCCCCCGGCTGGTACGGAAAACTCGGCGCGCTGGGTGACTTCGCCTCGCGCCGCCTGCCGCACGCGCAGGTGCAGGCGCTCGACCACTGGCTGGCCAGCGTGATGTCGATCAGCCAGTCCGAACTCGGCGGCGCCTGGCTCGACCACTACCTGCGCGCGCCGCTGTGGCGCTACGCCTGGGCGCCCGGCGTGGTCGACAACCAGTGGTGGTTCGGCGTGCTGATGCCCAGCTGCGACAGCGTCGGCCGCTACTTCCCGCTGCTGCTGGCGCAGCCGCGCGCGCAGGCGCCGCAGGACCGGCTGGCGCTCAACCACCTCGAACTCTGGTGGCGCCACCTGGCCGAGGCCGCGCTCGCCACGCTGGCCGAACGCGCCACGCTCGACGAGTTCGAGCAGGCGCTGGCCGAAGCACCGCCCTGGCCCACGCCGGCCAGCGCCAACCCGCCGCTGGCCCGCAGCAGCCGCAACCGCATCACCGGCCGCCCCTGCGAGGAGCAACCGCTCGGCCCGCGCACCGACCTGGCCGACTGGCTCGGCCACCGCGCCGCGCAGGCGCTGCTGCAGCAGCTCGGCGGCCACAGCCTGTGGTGGCCGTTCGAGCTGGGCCGCAGCACCCCGCCGATCCGCCTGCTGCAGGGCCTGCCGGACGGCGCCGAATTCGGCGCCCTGCTCGGCCACGCCGATTGA
- a CDS encoding c-type heme family protein produces the protein MKLLWKFNLIFVLVFAAGLGVSAYVLRNLLQQQAQDEVIDRARLLMEKAIAVRSYTSTHIRPLLDTQMKYSFLPESVPAFAATEVIAALHKTYPDYSYKEATLNPTNPRDRAVDWEVDVVNQFRNRAELKEYIGQRQPDTGRALYIARPIRITDAACLRCHSTVDAAPRPMIERYGPANGFGWNFNEVVGAQIVSVPMALPLQRADEAFKVYLAAVAGVFVVVGLVLNGMLWLLVVRPITRLAALANQVSLGDMNAPEFAQKGRDEVAELAASFARMRRSMVEALKLLDA, from the coding sequence ATGAAGCTGCTCTGGAAGTTCAACCTGATCTTCGTGCTGGTGTTCGCCGCCGGCCTGGGCGTGAGTGCCTACGTGCTGCGCAACCTGCTGCAGCAGCAGGCCCAGGACGAGGTCATCGACCGCGCCCGCCTGCTGATGGAAAAGGCCATCGCGGTGCGCAGCTACACCTCCACCCACATCCGCCCGCTGCTCGACACGCAGATGAAATACAGCTTCCTGCCCGAGTCGGTGCCGGCCTTTGCCGCCACCGAGGTGATCGCCGCGCTGCACAAGACCTATCCCGACTACAGCTACAAGGAAGCCACGCTCAACCCCACCAACCCGCGGGACCGGGCGGTCGACTGGGAGGTCGACGTGGTCAACCAGTTCCGCAACCGCGCCGAGCTGAAGGAATACATCGGCCAGCGCCAGCCCGACACCGGCCGCGCGCTCTACATCGCCCGGCCGATCCGCATCACCGACGCCGCCTGCCTGCGCTGCCACAGCACGGTCGACGCCGCGCCGCGGCCGATGATCGAGCGCTACGGCCCGGCCAACGGCTTCGGCTGGAACTTCAACGAGGTGGTCGGCGCGCAGATCGTGTCGGTGCCGATGGCGCTGCCGCTGCAGCGCGCCGACGAGGCGTTCAAGGTCTACCTGGCCGCGGTGGCCGGCGTCTTCGTGGTGGTCGGCCTGGTGCTCAACGGCATGCTGTGGCTGCTGGTGGTGCGGCCGATCACGCGGCTGGCGGCGCTGGCCAACCAGGTCAGCCTGGGCGACATGAACGCGCCCGAGTTCGCGCAGAAGGGCCGCGACGAGGTGGCCGAACTGGCCGCGTCGTTCGCCCGCATGCGGCGCAGCATGGTCGAGGCGCTCAAGCTGCTCGACGCCTGA
- a CDS encoding OmpA family protein, translating into MTMKTHPNPPPSSPVRRALARVSCALALLGAGVLAAQAQSAADTTVLRGQDVNPDKLVELLTPDPEPVLTRGLKVDREASLPAAVRRPSASLLITFETNSARLTPSSRQQLDTVAAALKSNQLQAYGFNLEGHADPRGQASTNRQLSQMRAESVRDYLVATHGIPVDRLAPIGKGDTEPLNTRDVAAPENRRVTIVTRPQ; encoded by the coding sequence ATGACCATGAAGACCCATCCGAATCCGCCTCCGTCATCCCCGGTGCGCCGTGCCCTGGCGCGCGTGTCGTGCGCGCTGGCGCTGCTCGGTGCCGGCGTGCTCGCGGCGCAGGCCCAGTCCGCGGCCGACACCACCGTGCTGCGCGGCCAGGACGTCAACCCCGACAAGCTGGTCGAGCTGCTCACGCCCGATCCGGAGCCGGTGCTCACGCGCGGGCTCAAGGTCGACCGCGAGGCCAGCCTGCCGGCGGCGGTGCGGCGCCCGAGCGCGTCGCTGCTGATCACCTTCGAGACCAACTCGGCGCGCCTCACGCCCAGCTCGCGCCAGCAGCTCGACACCGTGGCGGCGGCGCTCAAGAGCAATCAGCTGCAGGCCTACGGCTTCAACCTCGAAGGCCACGCCGACCCGCGCGGCCAGGCCAGCACCAACCGCCAGCTGTCGCAGATGCGCGCCGAGAGCGTGCGCGACTACCTGGTGGCCACGCACGGCATCCCGGTCGACCGCCTGGCGCCGATCGGCAAGGGCGACACCGAGCCGCTCAATACCCGGGACGTGGCCGCACCGGAAAACCGCCGGGTGACGATCGTGACGCGGCCGCAGTGA
- a CDS encoding serine/threonine-protein kinase, translating to MDAYPAQLGKYRITGVLGRGAMGVVYKAEDPVIRRPVAIKTIQQHSATYADPQAKAAARFRNEAQAAGRLLHPGIVAVYEYGEQDEVAFIAMEYVEGQTLAHFLQQKIALTDADILSVMVQLLEALEHAHEMGVWHRDIKPSNLIVTPRGRVKVNDFGIARIENSDLTQMNVLIGTPHYMAPEQYLDGPIDRRVDLWAAGVLLYQLLTGRLPFIGAPDAVMYQVMHQTPLAPSALAPARPPWYDAIVRRALAKQRDARYASAALFMQDLLGAATAPAPPTISEQTVVRAASSVRRVGLPMPEGYGTATGSPSSAFGAEAQPHGTPQPRALSGSYAEPLGFAQPPPASGTTLAPPGWDPAMLTRIEAELARHVGPVARVLVTRAARQCSDVESLRSRLAVHLADGAVRERFIHPDGDPSTRARASAFGPGGPGSGFAASGLEPSFASITGGGSSGEGGRGAPAAGPASGFGASELPVPPQPPSDALIAQATRLLSERLGPIARVLTRRAAQDCDSGELFVQRVLAHLQDEGERQRVGQALAGLR from the coding sequence ATGGACGCCTACCCCGCGCAGCTGGGCAAGTACCGCATCACCGGCGTGCTCGGGCGCGGCGCGATGGGCGTGGTCTACAAGGCCGAGGACCCGGTGATCCGCCGCCCGGTGGCGATCAAGACCATCCAGCAGCACAGCGCCACCTACGCCGACCCGCAGGCCAAGGCGGCGGCGCGCTTTCGCAACGAGGCGCAGGCGGCCGGGCGGCTGCTGCACCCGGGCATCGTGGCGGTCTACGAATACGGCGAGCAGGACGAGGTGGCCTTCATCGCGATGGAGTACGTCGAGGGCCAGACCCTCGCGCACTTCCTGCAGCAGAAGATCGCGCTGACCGACGCCGACATCCTGAGCGTGATGGTGCAGCTGCTCGAGGCGCTCGAACACGCGCACGAGATGGGCGTCTGGCACCGCGACATCAAGCCCTCGAACCTGATCGTGACGCCGCGCGGGCGGGTCAAGGTCAACGACTTCGGCATCGCCCGCATCGAGAACAGCGACCTCACGCAGATGAACGTGCTGATCGGCACGCCGCACTACATGGCGCCCGAGCAGTACCTCGACGGCCCGATCGATCGCCGCGTCGACCTCTGGGCCGCCGGCGTGCTGCTCTACCAGCTGCTGACCGGGCGCCTGCCGTTCATCGGCGCACCCGATGCGGTGATGTACCAGGTCATGCACCAGACGCCGCTTGCGCCCTCGGCGCTGGCGCCGGCGCGACCGCCCTGGTACGACGCCATCGTGCGCCGCGCGCTGGCCAAGCAGCGCGACGCCCGCTACGCCAGCGCCGCGCTGTTCATGCAGGACCTGCTCGGCGCGGCCACCGCACCGGCGCCGCCGACGATCTCGGAGCAGACCGTCGTGCGGGCGGCGTCCAGCGTGCGGCGCGTCGGCCTGCCGATGCCCGAGGGTTACGGCACCGCCACCGGCAGCCCGAGCAGCGCCTTCGGTGCCGAGGCCCAGCCGCACGGCACGCCGCAGCCGCGTGCGTTGAGTGGCTCATACGCCGAGCCACTCGGCTTTGCGCAGCCACCGCCCGCGTCGGGCACGACCCTCGCGCCACCGGGCTGGGATCCCGCCATGCTCACCCGCATCGAGGCCGAACTGGCGCGCCATGTCGGCCCGGTCGCCCGGGTGCTGGTCACGCGCGCGGCGCGCCAGTGTTCGGACGTCGAGAGCCTGCGCAGCCGCCTGGCCGTGCACCTGGCCGACGGGGCCGTGCGCGAACGCTTCATCCACCCCGACGGCGACCCGTCGACACGCGCCCGCGCATCGGCCTTCGGCCCCGGCGGCCCGGGCTCGGGCTTCGCGGCCAGCGGCCTGGAGCCGAGCTTTGCATCGATCACCGGCGGGGGCAGCAGCGGTGAGGGTGGCCGCGGTGCACCGGCGGCCGGCCCGGCCAGCGGCTTCGGCGCCAGCGAGCTGCCGGTCCCGCCACAGCCGCCGTCCGATGCGCTGATCGCCCAGGCCACCCGGCTGCTGAGCGAGCGCCTCGGCCCGATCGCCCGCGTGCTGACCCGGCGTGCCGCGCAGGATTGCGACAGCGGCGAGCTGTTCGTCCAGCGCGTGCTGGCGCATCTGCAGGACGAGGGCGAGCGCCAGCGGGTCGGTCAGGCGCTGGCGGGCTTGCGTTGA
- a CDS encoding serine/threonine protein kinase, with translation MAQPPQDPQDPPEVSVDSDDDRTRIGAAPVPAAAPATDADADADASIAATESSGFAATRAATTLAPRTTTSAPGSAGSQPHDDQAGALPPGYQLHEFVIEATLGMGGFGIVYRARDQQLQRTVAIKEYMPSSLAVRRSDGSIGLRSDRQRDTFELGLRSFVNEAQLLAAFEHPALLKVYRFWEQHGSAYMVMPCYEGLTLKAWLQQQAAPPTEAWWRPRLLALADALAMMHRARCYHRDIAPDNILLVGPTQQPVLLDFGAARRVLGDATQSLTVILKPGYAPIEQYAESASLKQGAWTDVYALSAVLYASIAGASPQPSVARMINDELISARVRGAGRYSETFLAGIDAGLSVKPEQRPQDMAALIALLGLHGIAGTVVGRAPDAAAIAAASNFGSTGATAPSDQPASPATRRLMVGVLAALALGGGLAWWLTRAPAPARETAPPLASPAAPTAANTAAAPPSPALPTVAAPERGAYTPVKVLEEIVRLADPQIAVQASADRAQVVIGRDRLQFRLRANVAGHVYVYLVGTEGRQIELLFPNAIDADNRVAVNQELVLPRPAWRITAAGPPGIDHLVALVSPTPLRMRDTGASAPAGEALLAFDDALARSLWQAGDGQRSGFVGEPDCPAAGAPCARNYGASLLRIEEVTAAPAGR, from the coding sequence ATGGCCCAGCCCCCGCAAGACCCGCAAGACCCGCCCGAAGTCAGCGTGGACAGCGACGACGATCGCACCCGCATCGGCGCCGCACCCGTGCCTGCAGCCGCGCCGGCCACCGACGCAGACGCAGACGCAGACGCCAGCATCGCTGCCACCGAATCGAGCGGCTTCGCGGCCACCCGCGCCGCCACCACCCTCGCGCCACGCACCACGACCTCCGCGCCTGGCAGCGCCGGCAGCCAGCCGCACGACGACCAGGCCGGCGCCCTGCCGCCGGGTTATCAGCTGCACGAGTTCGTGATCGAGGCCACACTCGGCATGGGCGGCTTCGGCATCGTCTACCGGGCGCGCGACCAGCAGCTGCAGCGCACGGTGGCGATCAAGGAGTACATGCCGTCGAGCCTGGCCGTGCGGCGCAGCGACGGCAGCATCGGGCTGCGCTCGGACCGCCAGCGCGACACCTTCGAGCTCGGCCTGCGCAGCTTCGTCAACGAGGCGCAGCTGCTGGCTGCCTTCGAGCACCCGGCGCTGCTGAAGGTCTACCGCTTCTGGGAGCAGCACGGCAGCGCCTACATGGTGATGCCCTGCTACGAGGGCCTGACGCTCAAGGCCTGGCTGCAGCAGCAGGCCGCGCCGCCGACCGAGGCCTGGTGGCGCCCGCGCCTGCTGGCGCTGGCCGATGCGCTGGCGATGATGCACCGCGCCCGCTGCTACCACCGCGACATCGCGCCCGACAACATCCTGCTGGTCGGCCCGACGCAGCAGCCGGTGCTGCTCGACTTCGGCGCCGCGCGCCGGGTGCTCGGCGACGCCACCCAGTCGCTCACCGTGATCCTCAAGCCGGGTTACGCGCCGATCGAGCAGTACGCCGAATCGGCCTCGCTCAAGCAGGGCGCGTGGACCGACGTGTACGCGCTCAGCGCGGTGCTCTACGCCTCGATCGCCGGCGCGTCGCCGCAGCCTTCGGTGGCACGCATGATCAACGACGAGCTGATCAGCGCCCGCGTGCGCGGCGCCGGCCGCTACAGCGAGACCTTCCTGGCCGGCATCGACGCCGGCCTGTCGGTCAAGCCCGAGCAACGGCCGCAGGACATGGCCGCGCTGATCGCACTGCTGGGCCTGCACGGCATCGCCGGCACGGTGGTCGGGCGTGCGCCGGACGCGGCAGCGATTGCGGCCGCTTCGAACTTCGGGTCGACCGGCGCGACGGCGCCGTCGGATCAGCCGGCATCACCGGCCACGCGGCGCCTGATGGTCGGGGTGCTCGCCGCGCTGGCGTTGGGCGGCGGCCTGGCCTGGTGGCTGACCCGCGCGCCGGCGCCGGCCCGAGAGACGGCGCCGCCGCTCGCATCACCCGCAGCGCCGACGGCCGCCAACACAGCAGCGGCGCCGCCCTCGCCCGCTCTCCCGACCGTGGCGGCCCCCGAACGCGGCGCCTACACGCCGGTCAAGGTGCTCGAAGAGATCGTCCGGCTGGCCGACCCGCAGATCGCGGTGCAGGCCTCCGCCGACCGCGCGCAGGTGGTGATCGGCCGCGACCGGCTGCAGTTCCGGCTGCGCGCCAACGTGGCCGGGCATGTCTACGTCTACCTCGTCGGCACCGAGGGGCGACAGATCGAGCTGCTGTTTCCGAACGCGATCGACGCCGACAACCGCGTCGCCGTGAATCAGGAGCTGGTGCTGCCACGCCCGGCCTGGCGCATCACCGCGGCCGGCCCGCCGGGCATCGACCACCTGGTGGCGCTGGTCTCGCCCACGCCGCTGCGCATGCGCGACACCGGCGCCAGCGCACCGGCCGGCGAGGCGCTGCTGGCCTTCGACGACGCGCTCGCCCGCTCGCTCTGGCAGGCCGGCGACGGCCAGCGCAGCGGCTTCGTCGGCGAGCCCGATTGCCCCGCTGCCGGCGCGCCCTGCGCGCGCAACTACGGCGCCAGCCTGCTGCGCATCGAGGAAGTCACCGCCGCACCCGCCGGCCGCTGA
- a CDS encoding PP2C family protein-serine/threonine phosphatase, protein MLNLAIAHRSEIGSRSRNEDALRVAQIGVMGHMVLADGAGGHQGGAEAARRVVDHIDATLADDSQHGQPPDAGRLAQAIGAAHADLQQQQRGLDAQARMHATVAALWLDCAARRAVWGHVGDTRLYHLRGARVVHATADDSVVQSMVQAGWLSPAQAREHPHKNQLLAALGMAEHVEPHTSAAELHDGDAFLLCTDGWWDPLDDALLVRALAGSTSPQHWLDRLYRHIVTHAPARQDNHSAIAVWLGPAGGGASS, encoded by the coding sequence ATGCTGAACCTGGCGATCGCCCACCGCAGCGAGATCGGCTCGCGCAGCCGCAACGAAGACGCGCTGCGGGTGGCGCAGATCGGCGTGATGGGCCACATGGTGCTGGCCGACGGCGCGGGCGGCCACCAGGGCGGCGCCGAGGCCGCGCGCCGCGTGGTCGACCACATCGACGCCACGCTGGCCGACGATTCCCAGCACGGCCAGCCGCCCGACGCCGGCCGGCTGGCGCAGGCCATCGGCGCCGCCCACGCCGACCTGCAACAGCAGCAGCGCGGCCTCGACGCGCAGGCGCGCATGCACGCCACCGTGGCGGCGCTGTGGCTCGATTGCGCGGCGCGGCGGGCGGTCTGGGGCCACGTCGGCGACACCCGGCTCTACCACCTGCGTGGTGCGCGCGTGGTGCACGCCACCGCCGACGACAGCGTCGTGCAGAGCATGGTCCAGGCCGGCTGGCTGAGCCCGGCGCAGGCCCGCGAGCACCCGCACAAGAACCAGCTGCTGGCCGCGCTCGGCATGGCCGAACACGTCGAGCCGCACACCAGCGCGGCCGAACTGCACGACGGCGACGCCTTCCTGCTGTGCACCGACGGTTGGTGGGATCCGCTCGACGACGCCCTGCTGGTGCGCGCGCTGGCCGGCAGCACAAGCCCGCAACACTGGCTCGACCGGCTGTATCGCCATATCGTCACCCATGCCCCGGCTCGACAGGACAACCACAGCGCCATCGCGGTGTGGCTGGGCCCGGCCGGGGGAGGAGCCTCATCATGA
- a CDS encoding VOC family protein codes for MLTHATVTTMLPVIDMARARAFYEQGLGLTPGGLRPDGKFLYQVGGSTLALFPKPEGTKAEHTAISFQVPDIAASVAELKKAGVVFEDYDFPDFKTVDHVCVLGAEKAAWFKDTEGNYLCIHEDLA; via the coding sequence ATGCTGACCCATGCCACCGTGACGACGATGCTCCCCGTGATCGACATGGCCCGGGCGAGAGCGTTCTACGAACAAGGCCTCGGACTCACGCCCGGCGGCTTGCGGCCCGACGGCAAGTTTCTCTACCAGGTCGGCGGCAGCACGCTGGCGCTGTTCCCGAAGCCGGAGGGCACGAAAGCCGAGCACACGGCAATCAGCTTTCAGGTCCCGGACATCGCCGCCAGCGTGGCCGAACTGAAGAAGGCGGGCGTGGTGTTCGAGGACTACGACTTTCCGGACTTCAAGACCGTGGATCACGTCTGCGTGCTGGGGGCGGAGAAGGCGGCGTGGTTCAAGGATACGGAGGGGAACTATCTCTGCATCCACGAGGATCTGGCGTAG
- the tagH gene encoding type VI secretion system-associated FHA domain protein TagH has product MTLTLSALSLNDQPLSQPVVAHFDDQGGTIGRGDQNTLALPDPERHISRQHARITAEAKGYRITNLSSANAVTVAGRTLGQGESAPIRHRDQVRIGGFLLEARDDSADDLLARTITGGRAATAATADKSGGVRPGGVAGGGPPPIAAPSPEADPFADFFGPAVVRPAAPRQGAPGPAVAPAADPFAGFTGFGAPAPAPVASHGRPGAASAGPLAGFSGLGEPGGSIDDLLGPGLGAGAGTGADLDAFLRQPVGAPDAAAAPAAAAPARPSAGASQPDHVPALQAAFKAPVWPEPPPEPVTAPTPLLAPTPASARSPAPPPTFAPTLAPATPRPPAPAVAAGTTPSPRGPSPAWADADDPSAALWRAFCEGADLHLQLPQGLSPELMRVIGQLLRSAVDGTQQMMAIRAATKHELRADVTMIQARQNNPLKFSPDAQAALEQLLQPPMRGFLPGPAAMTDAMHDLVGHTIGTMAGMRAALEGVLNRFAPTVLEGKLTTSSVLDTLLPMNRRSRLWELYLQHFEGIRQEAQEDFHTLFGRAFLAAYEQQLDRLHAQHAEHDRQRPAAPSASSPSSSPPSSPP; this is encoded by the coding sequence ATGACCCTCACCCTCAGCGCCCTGTCCCTCAACGACCAGCCCCTGAGCCAGCCGGTGGTGGCGCATTTCGACGACCAGGGCGGCACCATCGGGCGCGGCGACCAGAACACGCTGGCGCTGCCCGACCCCGAGCGCCACATCTCGCGCCAGCACGCCCGCATCACCGCCGAGGCCAAGGGCTACCGCATCACCAACCTGAGCAGCGCCAACGCCGTGACGGTGGCCGGGCGCACGCTGGGCCAGGGCGAATCGGCGCCGATCCGCCACCGCGACCAGGTGCGCATCGGCGGCTTCCTGCTCGAGGCGCGCGACGACAGCGCCGACGACCTGCTGGCCCGCACCATCACCGGCGGGCGCGCTGCCACCGCCGCCACGGCCGACAAGTCCGGCGGCGTCCGCCCGGGTGGCGTGGCGGGTGGCGGGCCGCCGCCGATCGCCGCGCCGAGCCCGGAGGCCGATCCGTTTGCCGACTTCTTCGGCCCGGCGGTGGTGCGGCCCGCCGCGCCGCGCCAGGGCGCGCCCGGCCCGGCGGTGGCGCCGGCGGCCGATCCGTTCGCCGGCTTCACCGGCTTCGGTGCGCCCGCTCCTGCGCCCGTCGCCAGCCACGGGCGGCCCGGGGCGGCATCGGCGGGCCCGCTGGCGGGTTTTTCCGGGCTGGGCGAACCCGGCGGCTCGATCGACGACCTGCTCGGCCCGGGCTTGGGCGCAGGCGCGGGCACCGGCGCGGATCTCGATGCCTTCCTGCGCCAGCCGGTGGGCGCGCCCGACGCGGCTGCCGCACCCGCCGCCGCGGCGCCGGCCCGGCCGTCTGCGGGGGCCAGCCAGCCCGACCACGTGCCGGCCCTGCAGGCCGCGTTCAAGGCACCGGTCTGGCCCGAACCCCCGCCCGAACCCGTGACCGCGCCGACCCCGCTGCTGGCGCCGACCCCGGCATCGGCTCGTTCACCGGCCCCACCTCCAACCTTTGCGCCGACCCTTGCGCCCGCCACGCCACGCCCGCCTGCGCCTGCCGTGGCCGCCGGGACCACACCCTCGCCGCGCGGCCCGTCGCCCGCGTGGGCCGATGCCGACGACCCCAGCGCCGCCCTCTGGCGCGCCTTCTGCGAGGGCGCTGACCTGCACCTGCAGTTGCCGCAAGGCCTGTCGCCCGAGCTGATGCGGGTGATCGGCCAGCTGCTGCGCAGCGCGGTCGACGGCACGCAGCAGATGATGGCGATCCGCGCCGCCACCAAGCACGAGCTGCGCGCCGACGTCACCATGATCCAGGCGCGCCAGAACAACCCGCTCAAGTTCTCGCCCGACGCCCAGGCCGCGCTCGAACAGCTGCTGCAGCCGCCGATGCGCGGCTTCCTGCCCGGCCCGGCGGCCATGACCGACGCCATGCACGACCTGGTCGGCCACACCATCGGCACCATGGCCGGCATGCGCGCCGCGCTCGAAGGCGTGCTCAACCGCTTTGCGCCGACGGTGCTCGAAGGCAAGCTCACCACCAGCTCGGTGCTCGACACCCTGCTGCCGATGAACCGCCGCTCGCGCCTGTGGGAGCTGTACCTGCAGCATTTCGAGGGCATCCGCCAGGAGGCGCAGGAAGATTTCCACACCCTGTTCGGCCGCGCCTTCCTGGCCGCCTACGAGCAGCAGCTCGACCGCCTGCACGCCCAGCACGCCGAGCACGACCGCCAGCGCCCGGCGGCGCCGTCAGCGTCGTCGCCGTCGTCATCCCCCCCGTCGTCGCCGCCGTGA
- a CDS encoding D-Ala-D-Ala carboxypeptidase family metallohydrolase — translation MNLSRFFTLAELTHSNTAKAEGIDNQPTTTEIEALRALCTAVLDPLREAIGKPIKVTSGYRGPVLNRRVKGAAKSQHLRGEAADLQSPGTAVLALFKRVIRLGLPFDQLIYEVNGASKWVHVSHSRGGNAGEILLGKFDAAGKVTYPRLTAEQALALTEPRSRARAVEPEFVEMADEPPRAVRKARSAKTVAPAPETAPAPAAKKAPTKKVAAQQAPAKKAPAKKVAARKAAAPKP, via the coding sequence ATGAACCTGTCACGCTTTTTCACGCTGGCCGAACTGACCCACTCCAACACCGCCAAGGCCGAGGGCATCGACAACCAGCCGACCACCACCGAGATCGAGGCGCTGCGCGCCTTGTGCACCGCCGTGCTCGATCCGCTGCGCGAGGCGATCGGCAAGCCGATCAAGGTGACCTCCGGCTACCGCGGCCCGGTGCTGAACCGGCGCGTCAAGGGCGCGGCCAAGAGCCAGCACCTGCGCGGCGAAGCGGCCGACCTGCAGTCGCCCGGCACGGCGGTGCTGGCGCTGTTCAAGCGGGTGATCCGGCTCGGGCTGCCGTTCGACCAGCTCATCTACGAGGTGAACGGCGCGTCGAAATGGGTGCACGTGTCGCACAGCCGCGGCGGCAACGCGGGCGAGATCCTGCTCGGCAAGTTCGACGCTGCCGGCAAGGTGACGTATCCGCGGCTGACCGCCGAGCAGGCCCTGGCACTCACCGAGCCCCGCTCGCGCGCCCGTGCGGTCGAGCCCGAATTCGTGGAAATGGCCGACGAACCGCCGAGGGCGGTGCGCAAGGCGCGCAGCGCAAAGACCGTGGCCCCGGCGCCGGAAACCGCTCCGGCACCCGCCGCGAAGAAGGCGCCCACGAAAAAGGTGGCCGCGCAACAAGCCCCCGCAAAGAAGGCTCCGGCCAAGAAGGTCGCCGCGCGCAAGGCCGCGGCGCCGAAGCCCTGA